A genomic stretch from Microplitis mediator isolate UGA2020A chromosome 10, iyMicMedi2.1, whole genome shotgun sequence includes:
- the LOC130676194 gene encoding ankyrin repeat domain-containing protein 17-like isoform X5, protein MQNVAQGTSSDSQNNDRTSVVHDITSSTPQSSNSSPTKSETETFSEPQPRFMTDSSESEEDSISEPDIFRASLDQSTLEESHHHLEPSKFLLTPEDPERSVDPETQARLEALLEAAGIGKLSSSDGKHLADHEVLRRLTSSVSCALDEAAAALTRMRSDNPRGQNEKRSLVEACTDGDVGTVRKLLTEGRSVHETTEEGESLLSLACSAGYYELAQVLLAMNANVEDRGIKGDCTPLMEAASAGHVDIVSLLIAHGADVNAQSTSGNTPLMYGCAGGHENVVKALLEAGANVEDHNENGHTPLMEAASAGHVPVAKILLEHGAGINTHSNEFKESALTLACYKGHLDMVRFLLEAGADQEHKTDEMHTALMEASMDGHVEVARLLLDSGAQVNMPTDSFESPLTLAACGGHVDLAMLLIERGANIEEVNDEGYTPLMEAAREGHEEMVALLLSQGANINAQTEETQETALTLACCGGFLEVADFLIKAGADIELGASTPLMEAAQEGHLDLVRYLLESGADVHAQTQTGDTALTYACENGHTDVADLLLQFGADLEHESEGGRTPLMKACRAGHLCTVQFLISKLASLNRNTTNNDHTPLSLACAGGHLAVVELLLAQSADPFHKLKDNSTMLIEAAKGGHTSVVQLLLDYPHSIMMNAQHNAATPAPMLQQQMQQQQPQQQQLQQQQQPQPSQVIQPQPLPQQQQPQQQQQQQQQLQQQPIIPQLQPQNLSHQQQVPMSHQQAPSLQQPQHQQQQQSPEQNQNQNLQPKHNSQKSLLRKNRSVTVMPDASLTSAEAQQVRTQPAGEAIAASMDDTNILDKGSGVFTSLSEPNIALSSTPLPVTASTSAESRKNSQHEKILHKQQILEELQRVERELQIKGAGHLFLGTPNLDEQKRQLKSGDGADSTDSLLPGMSNIDLPTQSATALHGLVCGGTTSDLSGGLLSYQDTNQALAYCRGLYLAKRLSLEERLRLAQSMPLAPPAGDATFPTTMTMANFTTTPPLSLPRAAVSVPGITGTSPAAAVSTGIGIQSPQITGTLTLPHPITASSDVSQNTAISDRPKAKPVSKKEGKNLRKPNLAAGKFIQQQTQQQQQQQQQQQQQQQQQQQQQQQQQQQQQQQQQQQQQQVTLVGLQQQYQEKQRQHVYQLQQVHDLQQLQQLNQQLQMQLDQVQVQQQQHHHDVHQFQAGVLSDSGAIVMPSQLLAHLHPTQTHLEHLHDQQTTQQNIPEPLDSELARLHRDTACPFFAAAPKAKALTADSTVLKLDDEMQIPMDEVAEIIESITFDDVPNGNYMALGPDDQDELELKKFGICDKDQEQLSKDLVSMEQHQVLRQVEQDASGSGRRSSERLTREKTLDDVYKKGFKRGLRMAAAQIRGSEPPYEDPGLDPTIIDNLVLGWNLNAATRNKDKNGAKVSAGTSSSSSSSSISSSSASSNQVQVATQTQGLATSTVTSLTEPDKKQQQQQQQQQQPPQQQTTAGPVVTGHVQQQQQQQQQQQQQVQQQVQQSYQLDPAISVPVGAYAGSVVVPTGAQVTADPAPGTYPPANQNQQFACMDVDSETDSNHDTALTLACAGGHEELVEFLLSRGADIEHRDKKGFTPLILAATAGHQKVVEILLHHNADIEAQSERTKDTPLSLACSGGRFEVVELLLSRNANKEHRNVSDYTPLSLAASGGYVNIIKLLLQNGAEINSRTGSKLGISPLMLAAMNGHTQAVKLLLDMGSDINAQIETNRNTALTLACFQGRHEVVSLLLDRKANVEHRAKTGLTPLMEAASGGYVEVGRVLLTKGADVNATPVPSSRDTALTIAADKGHCRFVELLLARGTLVEVKNKKGNSPLWLAANGGHLNVVELLHNAHADIDSQDNRKVSCLMAAFRKGHTKVVKWMVGHVTQFPSDQEMTRYIGTVSDKELLEKCQECVKIIRAAKETQAAKAYKNASILLEELDMEKTREESKRAAAARRRERKKKKKLEKKEEKRKLHEENKKNETIYEDKEDASKKSEDEDADRADESDNEGGADSCERLDNVPSPSPVNRSPDDPDKEEGDSGIDANSQGSCSSNDVKARERKKDKKKKKNNNNNNSNINNSNSNNSNDKDSSPHRPQSSVFASSPSSSNISQSSIVAPSSKLQTCSSTSIPNSTCAPDKRASTSNSNAGGSSTSMATSSGNLRQPVASSSTSGNNNNNSSERKLKGQLVFESSRHPAEREDFEATGNENYVSGKGKKSNNSINSNQYDNDGINNSVKTLNSTSPKQAGKREEGWKEVVRKGQSDSDSGRFMNSPCRSKKISVPPNAISRVIGRGGSNINAIRAATGAHIEVEKQSKCQGERIITIKGPTDATKQAHTLIAALIKDPDVDILQMLPKNKLTVISSTWDKSTAPTSATSKPKTGPVNKPPTTVSGTTSYATKSGYTSSGISSVGQIMPLRSSSSIKLAGAFSAPLSRATAPRLVAAAEKRAHAAAAAAAAAAASGQVSSSSSNTRTTMSYTSAIMTSGRATKLITTTAPQTFAAKLSDITASTHTSTSNVQLNHTNQIINNSSNNNNNNNNNNSNSSNKQKSSLSSISQSQSSVNNVMSSTPSTSLNLSHQTMTSTSPKHCRTLPSLSTQSISGHYNSKTYSSSGPMTMQSSTITSTVVSNGSDNIVSSTSVNSMRVTPSPPVVTQSNSFQQQQSQQTQREQQQREHQQQQQHQQQREQQQQQQHQQQQHQQQQQREQQQQQQQREQQQQAHHHSHQQQQQPQPIRSTTPVISGIMEQSGSHQAQQQTSTPLEYSLFNDSFSKVAQQSVWGSRENESQKGMNFATVAGGGGSTNTSSAPSNKFIDSVPPQVDASKAPGYRGTSMCSPVSSKTSNSSVMSSGNSTIGSVQGVSPSGIHNSLQQQQQQYQASMNYGMNDHQLPSKTTSLAVARPVMNQQQNIELQNAGINQYNRAVYASDLASRNLNVNHQQQQHQQSQREMQQSQQQQSQQQQQQSSQQQPTPSQQQQASQQSQQQQQHQQMQSQQQQQQQQHMMASNSQQNLEVGLFKNNSGGYDHANVNSSLLKMVPNDGQSSGGHPMMPFHPHMQSYAPSISQSASVSTTVSMSRLNPRAPDFSSSLHLNNKPQVTMFNPPTGIHPNMFAPVPAAPPTGMQPNNLAMLGNYPLNKYQQQQQQQQQQQQQQQQQQQQQPTGGPNSRGPPPPTHPSTISSNGQARWQFSHPPHSNYPPHQDPMMAQMGFPNHLGNIGAAQVGGIDLITGLENGGSPTMSPSSPGQVSQEMSQLKLEDRKVPRPIGTERAWKNYNCGMGPGGDAEPPVNWMLNDKSVGSWNIPGMERQQMYRTNASYNRVSNLDPDIQQIMDSGFQGHMENPQAFPNGTAAALSMMPGLTLFPGQYGNATVLSEIPPPNDTTKMDAPGWGMPDPTAQDKHHPGWNKWTH, encoded by the exons ATGCAGAATGTAGCACAAGGAACATCCTCGGATAGCCAGAATAACGATAGAACGAGTGTTGTACACGACATTACGTCGTCTACTCCCCAGTCCTCGAACTCTAGCCCCACAAAGTCTGAGACCGAGACCTTTTCGGAACCACAACCACGCTTTATGACAGACTCATCTGAGAGTGAAGAGGACAGTATTTCAGAg ccggATATATTTCGTGCTTCGCTTGATCAATCTACATTAGAGGAGAGTCATCATCACCTGGAGCcatcaaagtttttattaacaCCCGAAGATCCAGAACGGTCTGTTGATCCAGAGACACAAGCGAGACTGGAGGCACTGCTGGAAGCTGCAGGAATTGGTAAATTGTCATCAAGTGATGGAAAACATTTAGCTGACCACGAGGTATTAAGAAGATTAACGTCTAGCGTGTCTTGTGCGCTAGACGAAGCTGCTGCAGCATTAACTAGAATGCGTAGTGATAATCCACGTGGACAGAACGAAAAACGTTCTCTTGTAGAAGCCTGTACTGACGGTGACGTTGGAACtgttagaaaattattaactgaAGGACGCAGTGTCCACGAAACTACTGAGGAAGGCGAAAGTCTGCTTTCTCTTGCTTGTTCTGCTGGATATTATGAACTAGCGCAG GTACTGTTAGCAATGAACGCCAACGTTGAAGATAGAGGTATCAAAGGAGACTGCACTCCGCTGATGGAAGCTGCGAGTGCTGGTCACGTTGACATTGTCAGTTTGCTCATCGCTCATGGGGCAGACGTCAATGCGCAATCCACTTCCG GTAATACACCATTGATGTACGGATGTGCTGGTGGCCATGAGAATGTAGTGAAGGCATTACTTGAAGCTGGCGCGAATGTTGAAGATCATAATGAAAATGGGCATACACCGTTGATGGAAGCAGCAAGTGCTGGCCATGTGCCAGTAGCTAAAATCTTATTGGAACACGGTGCCGGCATTAATACTCATTCGAATGAATTTAAAGAATCGGCATTAACACTCGCGTGTTACAAAGGTCACCTGGATATGGTAAGATTTTTGTTGGAAGCAGGTGCTGATCAAGAGCACAAGACCGATGAAATGCATACTGCGCTGATGGAGGCATCGATGGACGGTCATGTAGAAGTAGCCCGACTGTTGTTGGACTCCGGTGCCCAAGTTAATATGCCGACTGATAGTTTTGAATCGCCGTTAACACTGGCTGCGTGTGGTGGTCATGTTGATTTAGCGATGCTTTTAATCGAACGAGGAGCAAACATCGAGGAAGTTAATGACGAAGGTTATACACCATTGATGGAAGCTGCACGTGAAGGTCATGAAGAAATGGTGGCATTACTCTTAAGTCAGGGTGCGAATATTAATGCTCAGACTGAAGAGACCCAGGAAACGGCACTCACGTTGGCATGCTGTGGTGGTTTCCTTGAAGTTGctgattttttaatcaaagcaGGAGCTGACATTGAGTTGGGAGCATCAACGCCTCTCATGGAAGCTGCTCAAGAAGGTCATCTGGATCTTGTACGTTATCTCCTTGAGTCTGGTGCAGATGTTCATGCTCAGACTCAAACCGGTGACACAGCGCTTACCTACGCGTGTGAGAATGGTCACACGGATGTTGCAGATCTTTTACTTCAATTTGGTGCGGATTTAGAGCACGAATCTGAAGGCGGACGAACACCTCTGATGAAAGCCTGTCGGGCTGGGCATCTGTGCACCgtgcaatttttaatatctaaatTGGCCAGTCTCAATCGTAATACGACCAACAACGATCACACGCCGTTGTCACTTGCCTGCGCTGGCGGACACCTTGCGGTTGTCGAGCTATTGCTTGCCCAGTCTGCCGATCCATTCCATAAACTCAAGGACAACTCAACTATGCTGATTGAGGCGGCCAAGGGTGGACACACCAGTGTTGTTCAACTATTACTTGACTATCCTCACAGCATTATGATGAATGCTCAGCATAATGCTGCTACCCCTGCCCCTATGCTGCAACAACAAATGCAGCAGCAGCAGCCACAACAGCAACAGTTacagcaacaacagcaacCACAGCCTTCTCAAGTAATCCAACCCCAACCTTTGCctcaacaacaacaaccacagcagcagcagcagcagcagcaacaattGCAACAACAACCAATAATTCCCCAGCTACAACCACAAAACCTTAGTCATCAACAGCAAGTACCGATGTCTCATCAACAAGCACCATCACTTCAACAACCCCAGcatcaacagcaacaacagaGTCCAGAACAAAACCAAAACCAAAATTTACAACCGAAGCATAATAGCCAAAAATCATTGCTTCGAAAGAATCGTTCGGTGACGGTGATGCCGGACGCAAGTTTAACCTCCGCTGAAGCGCAGCAAGTACGAACTCAGCCTGCAGGTGAAGCTATCGCTGCATCGATGGATGACACAAATATATTAGATAAAGGCAGTGGTGTTTTTACCAGTTTATCAGAACCTAATATTGCATTAAGTTCAACGCCATTACCTGTTACTGCGTCCACGTCTGCTGAGAGTCGTAAAAACTCGCAACACGAAAAAATTCTTCATAAACAACAAATTCTCGAAGAATTACAG AGGGTAGAACGCGAACTTCAGATCAAAGGCGCAGGCCATTTGTTTTTAGGTACTCCTAATTTAGATGAACAAAAAAGACAACTAAAATCCGGTGATGGTGCAGATTCAACTGATTCACTACTGCCAGGAATGTCGAATATTGATTTACCAACTCAATCAGCTACTGCACTTCAtg GGTTGGTTTGCGGTGGCACGACATCCGATTTATCGGGAGGCCTGTTGTCATATCAAGATACCAATCAGGCACTAGCGTATTGTCGCGGGTTATATCTCGCCAAGCGCTTATCGTTGGAGGAACGTCTGAGACTAGCCCAATCCATGCCTCTGGCTCCTCCTGCAGGGGATGCAACATTTCCTACAACGATGACGATGGCCAACTTCACGACAACGCCACCGCTGTCATTGCCAAGGGCTGCTGTCAGTGTACCGGGAATTACTGGGACATCACCAGCAGCAGCAGTGTCAACTGGAATTGGAATACAATCACCGCAGATCACTGGCACTTTGACTCTTCCTCATCCAATAACGGCTAGCAGTGACGTCAGTCAAAATACTGCCATCAGTGATCGACCCAAGGCTAAACCTGTCTCTAAGAAAGAGGGTAAAAATCTTCGTAAGCCCAATCTTGCTGCTGGCAAGTTCATTCAACAACAAacacagcagcagcaacaacaacaacagcagcagcaacaacagcagcagcaacaacaacagcagcagcaacaacagcaacaacaacaacaacagcagcagcagcaacaacaacaacaagtAACATTGGTGGGACTCCAACAGCAATATCAAGAAAAACAACGACAGCATGTATATCAGCTGCAACAAGTTCATGACCTTCAACAACTTCAGCAATTGAATCAACAACTTCAGATGCAGTTGGACCAAGTACAG gtacagcagcagcagcatcaTCATGATGTACATCAATTTCAAGCTGGTGTTCTAAGTGACAGTGGTGCTATTGTAATGCCCAGTCAACTATTGGCTCACCTTCACCCCACTCAGACCCATCTTGAGCATCTTCACGATCAG CAAACAACTCAGCAAAATATTCCGGAGCCTTTGGACTCTGAATTGGCAAGATTGCATAGAGACACTGCCTGCCCTTTCTTTGCTGCCGCACCTAAAGCTAAAGCATTGACTGCTGACAGCACTGTCCTGAAATTAGATGACGAAATGCAGATACCAATGGACGAGGTTGCCGAAATAATCGAATCAATTACCTTCGACGATGTGCCTAACGGTAACTATATGGCTC TTGGTCCAGACGATCAAGATGAATTAGAGCTTAAGAAATTTGGTATTTGTGACAAAGACCAAGAGCAGCTCTCAAAAGACCTTGTATCCATGGAACAACATCAGGTATTGCGTCAAGTTGAGCAG gaTGCCAGCGGCTCTGGAAGACGATCCAGTGAGAGATTAACTCGAGAAAAAACTCTAGATGATGTTTATAAGAAAGGTTTTAAACGCGGTTTGCGTATGGCAGCTGCGCAAATACGTGGCTCTGAACCACCTTATGAGGATCCTGGACTCGATCCAACAa ttatagaTAATCTAGTGCTGGGTTGGAATCTAAATGCAGCTACACGGAACAAGGACAAAAATGGAGCTAAAGTTAGTGCTGGAACTAGTAGCAGTAGCTCAAGTAGCAGCATTAGTAGTAGCAGTGCAAGCAGTAATCAGGTTCAAGTAGCAACGCAGACTCAAGGACTGGCAACGAGTACCGTGACAAGTCTTACGGAACCCGATAAAAAACAA cagcagcagcaacaacagcagcagcagccaCCGCAACAACAAACCACTGCTGGTCCGGTAGTAACTGGTCATGttcaacagcagcagcaacaacaacagcagcagcagcagcaagtGCAGCAACAAGTTCAACAAAGTTATCAATTAGATCCAGCGATAAGTGTACCAGTTGGAGCGTATGCAGGCAGTGTTGTAGTACCTACAGGTGCGCAGGTCACCGCAGATCCAGCTCCAGGTACTTATCCACCGGCAAATCAGAATCAGCAGTTTGCTTGTATGGATGTTGATTCAGAAACAGACAGCAATCATGACACGGCACTAACGCTTGCATGTGCTGGTGGTCACGAGGAACTTGTTGAATTTCTACTCAGTCGTGGTGCGGACATTGAACATCGTGATAAAAAAGGTTTTACACCATTAATATTAGCAGCAACTGCTGGACATCAAAAAGTTGTTGAAATACTTTTACATCACAATGCAGACATTGAAGCACAGTCTGAACGAACTAAAGATACACCATTGTCACTTGCTTGCAGTGGTGGAAGATTTGAGGTTGTAGAACTATTACTGTCTCGTAACGCCAACAAAGAACATCGCAATGTATCTGACTATACACCACTGAGTTTAGCTGCATCTGGTGGTTATGtcaatataataaaacttttgctGCAGAATGGTGCTGAAATAAATTCACGAACCGGTTCAAAACTTGGAATATCTCCACTGATGCTTGCTGCTATGAACGGTCATACTCAGGCAGTTAAATTACTATTGGATATGGGTAGTGATATTAATGCGCAGATTGAAACAAATCGTAATACTGCTTTAACTCTTGCTTGCTTCCAAGGCAGACATGAAGTTGTAAGTCTGTTACTTGATCGTAAAGCAAATGTTGAGCATCGAGCGAAAACAGGATTAACACCATTAATGGAAGCCGCCAGTGGTGGTTACGTTGAAGTTGGTCGTGTTTTATTAACTAAAGGCGCGGATGTTAATGCAACTCCTGTACCCTCGTCGCGTGATACTGCCCTTACTATTGCCGCCGACAAGGGTCACTGTCGTTttgttgaattattattagcaCGTGGTACCCTAGTTgaggttaaaaataaaaaaggtaaCAGTCCGTTGTGGCTCGCTGCAAATGGCGGTCATCTTAATGTTGTTGAACTTTTACACAATGCCCATGCTGACATTGATTCACAAGACAATCGTAAAGTGTCTTGTTTAATGGCAGCCTTTCGTAAGGGACATACTAAAGTTGTTAAATGGATGGTTGGTCATGTAACGCAATTTCCAAGTGATCAAGAAATGACAAGGTATATTGGTACTGTTAGTGACAAAGAACTATTGGAAAAGTGTCAAgagtgtgttaaaataatacgcGCTGCTAAAGAAACTCAAGCAGCTAAAGCCTATAAAAATGCCAGTATACTTTTGGAAGAACTAGATATGGAAAAAACACGTGAAGAATCAAAGCGTGCGGCAGCAGCACGTAGACGTGagcgtaaaaaaaagaaaaagttggAAAAGAAAGAAGAAAAGCGTAAATTGCAtgaggaaaataaaaagaatgaAACAATTTATGAGGATAAAGAGGATGCGTCAAAAAAATCGGAAGATGAGGATGCCGATAGAGCTGATGAAAGCGACAATGAGGGTGGTGCTGACAGTTGCGAACGTCTGGACAACGTTCCCTCACCATCCCCAGTAAATCGCAGCCCTGATGATCCTGATAAAGAAGAGGGTGACAGTGGTATCGATGCTAATAGCCAAGGAAGCTGTAGCAGTAATGATGTTAAAGCACGCGAACGAAAGAAAgataagaaaaagaagaagaataataataataacaacagtaatattaataatagcaactcaaataatagtaatgataaaGACAGCTCCCCACATCGCCCTCAATCTTCAGTTTTTGCTTCTTCTCCTTCATCATCAAATATATCCCAATCCTCCATAGTAGCACCTAGTAGTAAACTTCAAACTTGTTCTTCAACTTCAATTCCTAATTCAACTTGTGCTCCCGATAAACGCGCTTCAACTAGTAATAGTAATGCCGGAGGTTCGTCAACTTCAATGGCCACCTCGTCTGGCAACTTACGACAGCCAGTTGCATCTTCCTCTACTagtggtaataataataataattcctcCGAGCGTAAGCTCAAAGGACAACTTGTATTTGAATCTTCAAGGCATCCTGCAGAGCGTGAGGACTTTGAGGCAACCGGTAATGAAAATTATGTTTCTGGAAAGGGAAAGAAATCTAATAATAGCATTAATAGTAATCAGTATGATAACGATGGAATAAACAATAGtgttaaaacattaaattcaacGAGTCCGAAACAGGCTGGTAAACGAGAAGAGGGTTGGAAAGAAGTTGTTCGTAAGGGACAATCTGATTCTGATTCTGGTAGATTCATGAATTCTCCATGtcgttctaaaaaaatatcggTCCCACCAAATGCTATTAGTCGTGTTATTGGTCGAGGTGGTAGTAATATTAATGCTATTCGCGCTGCGACTGGTGCTCATATTGAGGTTGAAAAGCAGAGCAAGTGTCAAGGCGAACGTATTATCACGATCAA aGGTCCAACTGACGCTACTAAACAAGCTCATACTTTAATAGCTGCTCTTATAAAAGATCCCGACGTAGATATCCTTCAGATGCTGCCAAAGAACAAACTTACGGTGATTTCTTCAACTTGGGATAAATCGACGGCACCAACGAGTGCC ACATCCAAGCCTAAGACGGGACCGGTAAATAAACCACCAACCACTGTCTCCGGGACCACTAGTTATGCAACTAAATCTGGTTATACTTCATCGGGAATATCCTCTGTCGGTCAGATAATGCCCTTAAGGTCATCGTCATCAATTAAATTAGCCGGTGCATTTTCAGCGCCTCTATCACGCGCAACAGCACCACGACTAGTAGCAGCTGCCGAAAAACGTGCTCATGCCGcggcagcagcagcagcagcagctgcTGCATCTGGACAGGTATCATCCTCGTCATCTAATACCAGAACAACAATGTCTTATACTAGTGCTATTATGACCTCGGGACGGGCTACTAAACTTATAACAACAACTGCACCGCAGACATTTGCTGCTAAATTGTCGGATATCACTGCCTCGACTCACACATCAACTTCAAATGTACAATTAAATCATACAAATCAGATTATTAACAACagcagtaataataataataacaacaacaacaataatagtaatagtagtaATAAACAAAAGTCCTCGTTATCATCAATATCTCAATCTCAAAGTTCAGTGAATAATGTTATGTCATCAACACCCTCGACATCGCTTAACTTATCTCATCAAACCATGACGAGCACATCGCCCAAGCACTGCCGTACACTGCCGTCTCTATCTACTCAAAGTATATCAGGACATTATAATAGTAAAACTTACTCATCGTCTGGCCCTATGACCATGCAATCCTCCACAATAACATCTACTGTTGTTTCAAATGGCTCGGATAATATTGTGTCGTCTACTTCTGTTAATTCTATGCGTGTTACACCATCTCCACCAGTTGTCACGCAATCAAATAGTTTTCAACAACAGCAATCTCAACAGACACAGCGAGAGCAACAGCAGCGAGAAcatcagcagcagcaacaacatcAACAACAGCGAgagcagcagcaacagcaacaacaccagcaacaacaacatcaacagcagcagcagcgggagcagcagcaacaacaacagcaacgaGAGCAGCAGCAGCAAGCTCATCACCATTCGCatcaacagcagcaacaaccCCAACCAATACGCAGCACGACTCCAGTTATTTCAGGAATTATGGAACAATCTGGATCACATCAAGCTCAACAGCAAACAAGTACACCACTTGAATACTCTTTGTTCAATGATAGTTTTTCAAAGGTTGCTCAACAATCAGTATGGGGAAGTCGTGAAAACGAATCTCAGAAGGGTATGAATTTTGCAACAGTTGCTGGTGGTGGTGGATCTACAAATACTTCTAGTGCTCCttccaataaatttattgacagTGTACCACCACAAGTTGATGCTTCAAAGGCACCTGGTTACAGAGGTACATCGATGTGTTCACCAGTTTCCAGTAAAACAAGTAATAGCAGTGTTATGTCATCGGGCAACTCAACAATAGGCAGTGTACAAGGTGTATCACCATCTGGTATTCACAACAGCTTacagcaacagcagcaacagTATCAAGCATCAATGAATTATGGTATGAATGATCATCAATTGCCAAGTAAAACAACAAGTTTAGCAGTTGCACGGCCAGTTATGAATCAACAGCAGAATATCGAACTACAAAACGCTGGTATTAATCAATACAATAGAGCTGTATATGCCAGTGATCTTGCCTCGCGAAATCTCAATGTAAAtcatcagcagcagcagcatcaGCAATCTCAACGTGAGATGCAGCAATCGCAACAGCAACAAtcacagcagcagcaacagcaatCTTCCCAGCAACAGCCAACTCCATCTCAGCAGCAACAAGCTTCTCAGCAGTctcagcagcagcaacaacatcAACAGATGCAATCacagcagcaacagcagcagcagcagcacaTGATGGCATCAAATTCACAGCAAAACCTCGAGGttggtttatttaaaaacaactcTGGTGGATACGACCATGCAAACGTTAATTCTAGTTTATTGAAAATGGTACCAAATGACGGGCAATCGAGTGGTGGGCATCCGATGATGCCATTTCATCCACATATGCAAAGTTATGCTCCATCAATAAGCCAATCAGCGAGTGTCAGTACGACTGTGAGTATGTCAAGATTAAATCCACGTGCTCCTGACTTTTCAAGTTCATTACATCTCAATAATAAACCACAAGTAACGATGTTCAATCCACCAACGGGTATTCATCCAAATATGTTTGCACCGGTACCAGCAGCACCACCAACTGGTATGCAACCAAACAATTTAGCAATGCTTGGTAATTATCCTCTGAATAAATatcagcaacaacaacaacagcaacagcagcagcagcagcagcaacaacaacagcagcagcaacaaccaACTGGTGGACCAAATTCACGTGGACCACCACCACCGACTCATCCATCAACTATATCATCAAACGGACAAGCAAGATGGCAATTCAGCCATCCGCCACACAGTAATTATCCACCGCATCAAGATCCAATGATGGCACAAATGGGATTCCCCAATCATTTGGGTAACATTGGTGCTGCTCAAGTCGGTGGCATTGATCTGATAACTGGATTAGAGAATGGAGGTTCGCCGACAATGTCACCCTCATCTCCAGGTCAAGTTTCACAAGAGATGAgtcaattaaaattagaagACCGTAAAGTACCGAGGCCTATTGGTACTGAAAGAGcatggaaaaattataattgtggTATGGGACCTGGTGGTGATGCTGAGCCTCCAGTTAATTGGATGTTGAATGATAAATCAGTTGGATCATGGAATATACCTGGAATGGAGAGACAACAAATGTATCGAACAAATGCTTCCTATAATCGTGTTTCAAACCTTGATCCAGATATCCAGCAGATTATGGATTCAGGTTTTCAg GGGCATATGGAAAATCCACAAGCATTCCCTAATGGTACTGCAGCAGCATTATCAATGATGCCAGGATTAACATTATTTCCAGGGCAGTATGGAAATGCGACTGTTTTATCAGAAATACCACCACCAAATGATACCACTAAAATGGATGCGCCAGGATGGGGGATGCCTGATCCGACAGCACAAGATAAACATCATccg GGATGGAACAAATGGACACACTAA